AAATCAGTTTGACACCCCATTTTTAAAGTGTGTATTACAGTAACAATGAGTTCAGTATCTTATTATTCCTCCACACACATTTGATGTAagagctagcctggtcccagatctgtgtgtgctgtctcgccaactcctatggtcaccAAACTTGCCATGGCAATGACCATAAGAGTCGGCAAGGCAGCACGAAGATCAGGGACCAGACTCGGTAAAAGATCCGTATATTGCATCTTGGACCATGACCCTACCCTGGTCCGTGAGCCTTTCTGACTGACCTGTACGCGGAGTGTCTCAATGTAGTTGGTGCCGTAGGCCCGCCGTGTGAAGTCAGACAGGTTAAACTGGATCTGGTTCCAGCCGTCGTCCAGCCTCATAGGCATGGTACAGATGAAGGGCTTCACCCGAGTGGTGCTCTGGTAGTTACTGGCCCGGAACCGCCGCCTCACATTCTTGTCATCCAGCACCTGGGATTGTATTAAAactttcaggtttcaaacaattaagtatatgttttcaaaatgcatactgcctccagctccaTTGCCATTTGAtgctgcattcaaaacaactgggaactctgaaatatCCAACCTCCGGGGGGGGAGCTCAGAATGGGAAAAATAGTTTTAAACGGTCATCtaactcggaattccaactcaGGAACTTGGGCCTAGAGCACTGaatttccgacctgaagatcactgacatcattattTGAACTCGTattttccagagttcccagttgtcttgaaagcaccacaaGATGCTTCAGCAGTAGCTCTTGCAATATCTGGCACATTTTCCACTCAAAGGCGCTATACCTGTATGCTGTAAGCGTGTGATAAATAAGATACATACAAATATACTGTCCACACCCgccaatttaattccacaaaattatgcaaattaaTCTATAGACTGATAagcatgaccagtcaaatgtatttatatcgaCTGATATTTACATCAATGAATAAGATTTTTTAAAGTTATTTTGCAATGGGATTTTTTTCTTATTCTCCTGGACAATTGACCAGCAGCAAATTTTATTTATCGCTTTTCAACAAAAAATAGCATCGGACAAAAGCAGTCTATTACCGGCTAACGGAAACCTACGAGGACTTGATTAAAATAATTATAATACAGTAAAGCACAGCTTTCATGATTGTACAGATAGATGCAATGGCTCTGATTGTTGACTTGGATGATAACCTACCTGGACTTCAAAAGTGAAATACTTCTTCAAATTCTTAATGATCATAACTAAGAACGGGAGTTTGATGCCAAGTGTCTTCTTTGGGTCTGCCGGACAAGTGATGTAGGTTGTGCTGTTGAATTTAAGGACACGTGGTTGGATGTAGTTGACTGAAGAAGAGATGCACAAACAGCAGACCTGCCAAAACGGGCTATGAAGATGGAACAAGCTTACCTGACATTTGTTCCCTCCACTTCAAGCACCAGCGACTGAATGTCATTGTCTGTAATCCGCTTTATGTGGCCGTTCCTGACCTGTAACAGCACACGCAACCGTTTGTAATGGGTTAGCTAGCTTGTACTAGCTAATGTTACTACTTTTAAGAAATGCGTGTGAGTATTAAATGTGAACCCAGGAAGATAAGGGAAGCTGGAGAACTAATGGATATCTAACCAAGCTAATAAACAAACGttagttagcttgctagctaagccTTGATTAAGACAGTACAATGACAATACTGTAACATCGCTGACAAATTTGAGCTAACACAATATGCCCTAGTGCTAGCTAAACACAGGGCAGTTTGAGGAACACAAaaccagctaacgttagcaaacTAGCTTCGAGGTTTCTATTGCCATTGTCATGAGTAAGCTGGTTAGTTAGATGGCTAACGTTAGTTGCTTGCTCCCTGGAGCTTAGCACCATACCAAGCCCTGCTCTTTAGCTAGCAAGCCGATGTCAAACTTGCTAGTTAGCAAGCTAATTTATGCGTAGGCTTGTGTAAGTCGCTGCTTACCTTTTTATCCCATATCTGAAGAGGTTTGCTCCCAATGCTATACAAGATAGATAGGAATCCACTTTGAAAGGTGTTTTTAAACATTTGCGCGTTTATAACACCGTCTCATCCACATCTGTTGTTACTTGTAACGTTACTTTAGTTTACTTGATTTGATCTTTTGTCTCAACTTCAAGTTCCGTGTGGCACAAAATAATGGTCATTAGTTCCTCCTAGCCAAACGACAAAAAATAAAAGCGTCTTATATGAAAAGAAACGTCAGAAACCCCTAAATGTTACTGGGAATAAAGTATGCCGTCCAGCCCCACTGTCTATCTCCAGCAATATGAACAATGCCCTTAATCGCTGTCTCCCGTTCTGCTATTTTTGAGTTGCTATGAAACGCAACGCGTTTTACGTAGGACTTAATTGTTGACGCATATCAGTTACCATGGTAACACAAAGCTTTGGCTTGGATAGCTGATGATGATCTGCAACATTGTAACATTATAATATAGCTCAATGACTGTAAGTAACATCATGCAAATTTCTACAAAGATTATTGCAACATTGTAACACCgtgtcaccccccccccaaaaaaaatcttgCTAACCTCTGAATAAACAATGCTTATTGTGTTTTTTATTAGCcatgaaataaaacaaattatgTATTCTTCTAATCACAGATGAAGGCTAAGTATGTGTtctacaaacacaaacacacacagacagacacaggatgatgagatggaggaggaacagtAAATTACCAAAATGAGTTTACTAAAGCGCGTAGACCTATCAGAGCTCTATGGTCATTATCATCATGTTTAGCCTACAAAATAGAGGGAAAAGTGGGGGTCTTGGCTAGTCTACAGACGAATCCAAGGTAACAAGAGCACAAAGGCGGAGTTATAAAAGTTTAACTAGTGGTGGATAGGGGCGGTGGATTTTCCCATGTTGGAGTTAACGGAATGCTGGTTATTCTACCTCATACAAAGACGGGGAAACTTGAAGCACCAATTCTACAATCAGAATGCTACTTTCGAATTACACCTGCCACGAGGACATAGCTTTTAGCCACGCGCAATAAGAAACAACTATATTCTCATTAGATGTACTAGTGTAAATTGTGCATTTACAAAACGAATGGTAGCCTATGCAAAATATGTCTGAGACATCTTCAGTCAACTCTGGGACCAGCCAGCGACTCTTGCAGCTGTCTCTGAAGGGTGAATGGATTGCGCTCGAGCAGACAATCAAAGGGTTGGACAAGGGAGACCCAGAACTAACCGTGATCGATGAGGTAAAATGGTTGTGGTTGTTTTTTAATCTAAACTGTTTTTTTACCGGTTTATTATCATGATGTGCATTAGTATGATATGTAATGCAGGGTGGGACTTCAGTAAAGTCAATGAATACATAAAATTAGCTTAATGTTAATCAAATATATTTgggctatatatatgtatatatacatttataGCCTACACATATTTGTGGGCTATAAAGAAAGATATGATTATTCGTATCTTAAAACCAGCATCCTTTGCCAACATATTTTTTTGCGGGAAAGAATATATGCAACATTTTTATTTCAAGCATATCAAATCATTTATTTCAATTATGAAATGTTGGTGGATAGCTATTTGATACTATTGAGTCAGCTAATAAGATAGATATGGTTgattcttctctccctccaggaGTCTGGCTTGAGTCTCCTGATGATTGCAGTGAGGGAGAACCGCCTGTCTGCAGTAGACAGACTACTGGAGTTAGGAGGCAGCCCTAGTGAAAGGACAAAGGTAAGAAAGTGTtaatgaggatgaggatgatgatggacTGATCCAAGAGCAGCAGTCGGATTGTTTCCGACGATGATGCACTGATCCAAGGGCAGCAATCCGACTGCTGTACGCATATACCGTAACACCTTGATAAACTCATTGTAAAATTACATTGCAGGATGACTACAAAGTCTATTTTCAGGCTACATATTAAGAAACAACTATGTAAGTATGCACCACTATTCTCATTCTAACTGGACCCGAGAGTAGTGCAGAGGACTTGTGGGTAATAGGGGTAGATCATAGGAATAGAATTGGTGGTATTGCTATTAGAACTCTGTCTGTGGGGTAGATCAGGGTTGCTTCTGAGGTAAAGGTTGTTGGCAGAGGAGTGGGCGTACTGGCGGCACTGACCTTTACAGTAGAGACACTCACTAGGCATCTCTTCTGGGTCCTATTCTATTGCGAGTCACAATCAAAACAACACAATGATGAGAATGACAAAACAATAATTCGGTGTGCTGTATCTCCTCATGAATAGCCAAACTTTTAGAAAATTACATTTTTCACACATTTTATTTTTGTGGTGGAACAGGGATAGTAGGAACCTCCAGAATGTGTGATATAATATCTGAAGCCTCCCTTATTAAATGGATAACGCACACTGCCATAAAGTGGTGACATAACTAGACAGACTAATCATTTCAGTAGGTGTTTTTCTCCCCATGTTCACTATAAAAAAAATGATGTCACATGTGTACAGCAGCTGTGATAGGCAGTAAAAATCTATGAAATCTTGAACATTGAAGCAGATTGAGCACAAAAGCAGTTGAATATCTAAAAATACTGTAGGCCTGCTGACAGTGGGAATTGTTCCTTTATTGAGTGAAATATTTTAAAGCTTGTTTAGGAAAGTAGACTGCCCTTCCCACCGCGTCCACATACAATACTGCTTTATATGGCAATATTAACTCTTTGAAATTGGGATGATGTGGGCTACACCCTTTTGTTGTTTATCTAAAGCTTTTATTTTAAGCATCATGTTGACTTTTTCCCATAGATAGAATTGTTTTTTCTGCTGATTACTTAGCCTGATTACAGATTTGTCTGCTGTCTTGTCCACTCCTATGGTAAACAACATAGACAGATTTGGGATCAGGCTGAGTAATCAGcagaaaaacactttttttcttgTGGGTTAAAGTATACATGATGTTTTTatcaggttgttgttgtttttttaagagCATTTTGTTCATCCtttcttgccaactcctatggtaaACAGCATagacagatctgggatcaggctgaGTAATCAGCATAAAAACACATTCTTTCTTGTGGGAAAAAGTAAACAAACATGATGCTTTTATTaggttatttgtttttttttcaaatagCATTTTGTTTATCCTCTTGCCGACTCCTGTGGTAAATAGCAcagacagatctgggatcaggctaagaCTGACGAGGTCTAACATATTCACCCCTCAATAAACTTAGTCAATCAGGATCTGCAAGTGTTTCATTGTTGGCCATTCATTGTGTTTAGCCTGATTGCAGACTTCAGGGTTACTCATTTGCTATGCCAGGCTGCCAGAGGCAGTAGCCATGACTTTAACCAGCCATAAGAGATAATCAAAGGCTCTTTTATAGACCTATGCTGCCCAGATGGCTACCAGAGCAAAAAATAATTAGCTGTAGCTTACCATAGGGAAAAATCGGAAATTATGAATCATTATAAAGGTTTACTTCATGCATCATAGTCTCCATTGTAAAATCCCGGGCATGTTTCTATTTAGTATGAGCTCAAGTGTTGTATTTTCCGATAAATTTGCTCCCgggtttagttcagttcatttcATATTTTCATTTGATGTGTTATAGTTTATGATTGTAGTCTATTGTTGCTGTTCTGCCCTAATGTTTCCACTTCAGCTCAAACCTACAATCTATGGAAACCCTTACTGACTTATGAGTTATGGGGGAATTTAATGGTGTGCAAATGCAATCTCTCCACTCCATGCACAAAACCCCCAGAAGTATGGATTTAAGCCTGTAGCAATTTATTTTCATTGTATCTAGTGAAGCCACTTAAAACATTTATCATTGGTAGATATATTGGTAGACATATTGGTAgatatagtgatgtatatattGGTAGATATATTGGTAGACATATTGGTAGATATATTGGTAGATATAGTGATAGATATAGTGATAGACATATTGGTAGATATAGTGATAGATATATTGGTAGATATATTGGTAGACATATTCTGCAATTGGAATGCAATACATTACTTATCACTTACCCATCTTGACATCTTGACCAGAGCACCATGCTATCTTAATTTGAACAGTTtcacacagcaggaaaataatcctgcagcaacaggaaatgtgaattattcaTTATAATTCattgacatttttgtaggggttgatacatttttagaTATGATAAATCAATTCTGATTTTTTAAactggaaattacaaactttagaaacattttttaagccttgaatacactacaatttGCATTACCTGCTGCTCTCTGtgacaacagagtgatcaaattaagatagtaCATCTGTAAGCAGAGACTTAATAAATGGTTTGTCCTAGTCGGTCCAGTAAAAACTGTGTGTGCTGAGACATTAATCCCTTGTCCCTTGCAGTAGTGTGTGCAGATGTGCACAGCCCACAGCCCTGTCTGGAACGATTTAGAGCCGTTTGTCTGaggccagagagccagagagccagagccGAGAACGTCTGATCTGAGAGGGTTTCTCTCTGGGTTTGGCAGTCTCATCCCATTGGGGTGGCAGAATGTAACGTCTGACCAtgccaacgtgtgtgtgtgtgtgtgtgtgtgtgtgtgtgtgtgtgtctgaacatGCCAGCGTGTTCCCGCGCTGCGGTGCTTCTGGAATACTGTGTAGCCAATGGATGAGTAGGAAGCCAGAGCAGTtattagcagagagagagagagagagagagagagagagagagagagagagagagagagagagagagagagagagagagagagagagagagagagagagactacttgTGTCAGTCAGAATACGTAGACTCAGGAGAGCAGGAATGTGAGGTTACAGACTCTTTAATGAGAGAAGGGCTGTCCCACAGTTAACTTTTTACAGTCTCTGTGTCACTTCCTAAAATCTTAGTTTTTATCCTGTCATTTTCTGGCCATTATTTTTGTCAGTTCAAAGATAGTTCTCTATTAATTATTGGGTCTTTCTGTCCTTTATATAGAACATTTAGCTTCTCACCATTGCACTGGTGTGTAACAAAACATTTACTCTATATGAATTATGGCACTGGTAGAAAATCAGTCATGCTGTCCATTTACTCCACACTGTTTGACAAGTTGTGTGTTTCCAAACATACTTTAATACTTTACTAAGCTTGCTACAATATTTCTTTTTTATGTGGAGCTAAGCAGTATTTTTACTGGGTCTCTTCAGTTAGAGAAAGGATGTATTTTGTAGATCATCAtacatacactcttagaagaaaAGGGGCCATCTAGAACCGAAAAGGGTTCTTTGATtgtccccattggagaaccctttgaataaccccttttggttccgggtaaaacccttttgggttccatgtagaaccctttgcaCAGAGGgtttacatggaaccaaaaatagttctacctagaaccaaaaagggttctacctggaaccaaaaagggttatcctatggggacagctgcaGGACCCCTTTGGAACTTTTTTTTTGTAAGAGTGTACACATAGCTAGCTTTCACACTGCTTCTCCTCTCCTTATTTTTGTTGGCATTGCCTCATTGGAGTCCTTTCCAACTCTGTAATTGTTTCACCCCAACAGAGCACTTCCATTTCAGATTTGGACAGAAGTAAAAAATGCGATAAGAAAAAAAAATGATGGGTGGCTTGTGAAATATCTCATGGCCGGGTTGCAGACTGTCCTAAGGATTTTCTCTGTGGTGTGCCTCAATGTGAGGTTACAGACGTTATACATTACTCCACAAAGCAGCATGGGTAAAAAATGCTTCCCTCGTAGAAAAACTGTAATCCCAGACTGATGGATTGGTGGCTGCAACCACATCTGCACTCGTTTGAGCAACTCTGAATCACATTATAGACTGATCATCATACTTCAATCATACATTAAGTCAGACTCTGCACAATGGAAGGATAATATTTACTGAGACCTGGCAGGATCTTAAATGCAGTGCAATTTGTAAattagggtggtgtgtgtgtgcacagtctGAGCTAATCATCAATCTGCAATAATCATATTATGTTCGGCCAGAATTGACTATGTAGTCTCTCTGTTTGTGTCCTA
Above is a genomic segment from Oncorhynchus masou masou isolate Uvic2021 chromosome 12, UVic_Omas_1.1, whole genome shotgun sequence containing:
- the LOC135549690 gene encoding cilia- and flagella-associated protein 20 isoform X1 produces the protein MFKNTFQSGFLSILYSIGSKPLQIWDKKVRNGHIKRITDNDIQSLVLEVEGTNVSTTYITCPADPKKTLGIKLPFLVMIIKNLKKYFTFEVQVLDDKNVRRRFRASNYQSTTRVKPFICTMPMRLDDGWNQIQFNLSDFTRRAYGTNYIETLRVQIHANCRIRRVYFSDRLYSEDELPAEFKLYLPVQNKAKQ
- the LOC135549690 gene encoding cilia- and flagella-associated protein 20 isoform X2, producing the protein MFKNTFQSGFLSILYSIGSKPLQIWDKKVRNGHIKRITDNDIQSLVLEVEGTNVSTTYITCPADPKKTLGIKLPFLVMIIKNLKKYFTFEVQVLDDKNVRRRFRASNYQSTTRVKPFICTMPMRLDDGWNQIQFNLSDFTRRAYGTNYIETLRVQIHANCRIRRVYFSDRLYSEDELPAEFKLYLPVQNKAK